In one window of Gossypium hirsutum isolate 1008001.06 chromosome A01, Gossypium_hirsutum_v2.1, whole genome shotgun sequence DNA:
- the LOC107916989 gene encoding probable LRR receptor-like serine/threonine-protein kinase At1g56140 → MKMWKLFRSEQVLGLSLCALCVLVLPFAAEAQNQSQPTTDPAEVRALNSIFEDWGITARQDQWNTTGDPCSGAALDSDSTDIDNVAYNPFIKCDCSFSNGSTCHITRLKVYALNVMGVIPDELWTLTFLTNLRLGQNYLKGPLSTSIGNLTRMQWLDIGINALSGELPKEIGLLTDLRSFAFGTNNFSGPLPSELGNCSMLQQLYFDSSGVSGEIPSTFANLQNLETVWASDTELTGRIPEFIGNWSKLTVLRFQGNSFEGPIPSTFANLTSLTELRISGLSNGSSLAFIKDMKSLGVLDLRNNNISGTIPSSMGEYQSLTQLDLSFNNITGKIPDSLFNLSSLTHLFLGNNKLNGTLPAEKSSSLRNIDVSYNNLAGNFPSWISEPNLLINLVANNFTIGESNSSVLPSGLNCLQRNFPCNRGSGIYFNFAINSGGQQITSSDRTLFERDNETLGPASYYVTNTNRWAVSNVGYFTASHNPQYIITSGSQFTNTLDSELFQTARISASSLRYYGLGLENGNYTVRLEFAETQIVETNRWEGLGRRVFDIYIQGSRVLEDFDIWKEAGGVSRRAVTRQFTAVVSENYLEVHLFWAGKGTCCVPAQGTYGPSISAISATPDFIPTVSNNAPTSEESRTGLIVGIVVGVGVVCLLSIAAFFIFRRRRRVPMKDDEEFLGIDARPYTFNYAELKAATEDFSPANKLGEGGFGPVYKGRLDDGRAIAVKQLSAVSRQGKSQFVTEIATISAVQHRNLVKLYGCCIEAEQRLLVYEFLENKSLDQILFGKSLDLNWTTRYDICLGVARGLAYLHEESRVRIVHRDVKSSNILLDSDLTPKISDFGLAKLYDDKKTHISTRVAGTIGYLAPEYAMRGHLTEKTDVFAFGVVCLEIVSGRPNADSGLEEQQMYLLEWAWHLHEVDREVELVDSNLSEFDEEEVKRVIGIALLCTQTSLLQRPSMSRVVAMLSGDTDVSREVSRPGYLTDWKFDDTTSFISNEATRASDTSYGSTSIAAGAESSPVNLTKPMLHSFIGEGR, encoded by the exons ATGAAGATGTGGAAATTATTTAGATCAGAACAAGTTCTGGGTTTGAGTTTATGTGCTCTTTGTGTTTTAGTTTTGCCTTTTGCAGCTGAAGCTCAAAATCAATCTCAGCCAACTACTGATCCTGCTGAAG TGAGAGCATTGAACTCAATATTTGAAGACTGGGGAATAACAGCACGACAGGACCAATGGAACACAACGGGTGATCCATGCAGTGGAGCGGCCCTCGACTCTGACTCCACCGACATCGACAACGTTGCTTACAACCCTTTCATCAAGTGCGACTGTTCTTTCAGCAATGGTTCTACTTGTCATATCACCCGCCT GAAAGTTTATGCACTGAATGTCATGGGTGTGATCCCGGATGAGCTCTGGACTTTGACTTTTCTTACCAATCT GAGACTGGGCCAGAATTACTTGAAAGGTCCCCTTTCAACTTCCATTGGCAATCTAACTCGAATGCAATGGCT GGACATTGGCATTAATGCATTATCAGGGGAGCTCCCAAAGGAGATAGGATTGCTTACTGATTTACGATCATT TGCCTTTGGCACTAATAACTTCTCCGGCCCTCTACCATCTGAGCTTGGCAACTGTTCAATGCTGCAACAACT TTATTTTGATAGTTCTGGGGTAAGTGGTGAGATCCCTTCAACATTTGCTAATCTGCAGAACTTAGAGACGGT gtgGGCATCAGATACTGAACTTACTGGGAGGATACCTGAGTTTATAGGAAATTGGTCAAAGCTTACTGTCTT GAGATTTCAAGGGAACTCTTTTGAAGGTCCTATACCTTCAACATTTGCCAATCTTACTTCTCTGACAGAGTT GAGAATAAGTGGTTTATCTAATGGAAGTTCTCTAGCATTCATAAAGGATATGAAGTCCTTGGGTGTCTT GGATCTAAGGAACAATAATATTTCTGGTACAATTCCATCCAGTATGGGAGAATACCAGAGTTTGACACAGCT GGATTTAAGCTTCAATAATATAACTGGAAAGATCCCAGATTCACTTTTTAATTTGAGTTCACTCACTCATTT ATTTCTTGGAAATAATAAGTTGAATGGTACACTTCCTGCAGAAAAGAGTTCATCTCTTCGCAATAT AGATGTGTCGTACAACAATTTAGCTGGGAACTTTCCCTCTTGGATCTCTGAGCCAAATTTATTAAT TAACTTAGTTGCCAACAACTTCACAATAGGGGAGTCAAACAGCAG TGTTTTGCCATCCGGACTGAACTGCCTTCAACGTAATTTTCCTTGTAATCGAGGATCTGGAATCT ATTTTAACTTCGCAATTAATTCTGGTGGTCAACAAATAACATCATCAGATAGGACTCTGTTTGAGAGAGACAACGAGACACTTGGTCCGGCGTCATATTATGTTACCAACACAAATAGGTGGGCAGTCAGTAATGTTGGATATTTTACTGCGTCCCATAATCCTCAGTACATTATTACTTCAGGATCTCAGTTCACAAACACCCTAGACTCAGAGCTATTCCAGACAGCACGGATCTCTGCTTCCTCACTAAGGTACTATGGATTGGGGCTTGAAAATGGCAACTATACTGTTAGGCTTGAATTTGCAGAAACACAAATTGTAGAAACCAATAGATGGGAAGGTCTTGGGAGGCGTGTTTTTGATATTTATATCCAG GGGAGTCGTGTTTTAGAGGATTTTGACATATGGAAGGAAGCAGGTGGTGTTTCTAGACGAGCAGTTACAAGACAGTTTACAGCTGTGGTATCGGAAAACTACCTCGAAGTTCATTTGTTTTGGGCTGGAAAAGGGACTTGCTGTGTTCCAGCTCAAGGTACATATGGACCATCCATTTCAGCAATCAGTGCTACCCCAG ATTTCATACCTACTGTTAGTAATAATGCTCCAACCAGCGAGGAGAGTAGAACAGGTTTGATTGTGGGAATTGTTGTTGGTGTTGGAGTTGTATGCCTACTTTCTATTGCAGCTTTCTTCATTTTTAGGAGACGAAGAAGGGTCCCTATGAAGGATGATGAAG AGTTCCTGGGGATTGATGCTAGACCCTACACTTTCAATTATGCTGAACTTAAAGCTGCTACAGAGGATTTCAGTCCTGCAAATAAGCTTGGAGAGGGAGGGTTTGGGCCTGTCTATAAG GGAAGACTTGATGATGGAAGAGCAATTGCTGTCAAGCAATTGTCTGCAGTATCCCGGCAAGGCAAGAGCCAGTTTGTTACAGAAATTGCCACTATATCTGCTGTGCAACACCGTAACCTTGTCAAACTATATGGTTGCTGCATTGAGGCTGAACAACGTCTCCTCGTTTATGAATTTCTGGAAAACAAGAGTCTAGATCAAATATTGTTTG GAAAAAGTTTGGATCTCAACTGGACAACACGCTATGATATATGCTTGGGAGTAGCACGCGGTTTAGCTTATCTTCATGAAGAATCAAGGGTTCGCATTGTGCACAGAGATGTCAAGTCCAGTAATATTTTGCTTGATTCTGATCTCACCCCAAAAATCTCCGATTTCGGTCTAGCCAAACTTTACGATGATAAGAAGACCCACATAAGTACCCGTGTTGCAGGGACAAT TGGATATCTTGCACCAGAGTATGCCATGCGTGGGCACCTTACAGAGAAGACTGATGTGTTTGCCTTTGGTGTCGTGTGTCTAGAGATTGTTAGTGGAAGACCTAATGCTGACTCAGGATTGGAGGAACAGCAGATGTACCTTCTTGAATGG GCTTGGCACCTGCATGAAGTAGACCGGGAAGTTGAACTGGTAGACAGTAATTTATCAGAATTCGACGAGGAAGAAGTGAAGCGTGTTATAGGAATCGCTCTTTTGTGCACTCAGACATCACTCCTGCAGAGGCCATCCATGTCTCGTGTCGTGGCCATGCTTTCAGGAGACACAGATGTGAGCAGGGAGGTTTCAAGGCCTGGATACTTAACCGACTGGAAATTCGATGACACAACAAGCTTTATAAGTAATGAGGCAACTAGAGCAAGTGATACCAGCTACGGTAGTACAAGCATAGCAGCTGGTGCGGAGAGTTCACCAGTAAACCTTACAAAACCTATGCTCCATAGTTTCATTGGGGAGGGAAGATGA